Genomic window (Streptomyces yatensis):
GCCGGTATCGACACCGTGGAGAACGCCCTGGTGCTCGACCTGCTGGGGGACGGCTCCGGCCGGACGGCCGGGGTCACCCTGCACGTCATGGGCGAGGGCCAGCGGGACGGCGTGGGCGCGGTGCGGGCGGGCGCGGTCGTCCTCGCCACCGGCGGCATGGGCCAGATCTTCTCCGCGACCACCAACCCCGCCGTCTCCACCGGCGACGGGGTCGCGCTCGCGCTGCGCGCCGGGGCCGAGGTCAGCGATCTGGAGTTCGTGCAGTTCCACCCCACGGTGCTGTGGCTGGGCCCGGAGGCGGAGGGCCAGCAGCCGCTGGTCTCGGAGGCGGTGCGCGGCGAGGGCGCCCATCTCGTCGACGCCGACGGGGTGCGCTTCATGCAGGGGCAGCACGAGCTGGCCGAGCTGGCGCCCCGTGACATCGTCGCCAAGGGCATCATGCGGCGGATGCGGGAGCGCGGCGCCGAGCATATGTACCTGGACGCCCGCCACTTCGGGGCCCGGATGTGGGAGCGGCGCTTTCCGACCATCCTGGCCGCCTGCCGCGCGCACGGCATCGACCCGGTGACCGAGCCCATCCCGGTCGCCCCGGCCGCGCACTACGCGAGCGGCGGGGTCCGCACCGATCTGCGGGGCCGCACCACCGTCCCCGGGCTCTACGCCTGCGGGGAGGTCGCCTGCACCGGCGTGCACGGCGCCAACCGGCTGGCCTCCAACTCCCTTCTGGAGGGCCTGGTCTTCGCGGAGCGCATCGCGGAGGACATCACCGCCGGAGCCGATGGCCCCGCGCGCCCCGCCGCGCCCCCCGAGCGGCCGTACGCGGGTGTCCCCGGCGAGGCGCCCCTGCTCGCCTCCGAGGCCCGCTACGAGATCCAGCACATCATGACCCAGGGCGCCGGAGTGCTGCGCTCCGCCGAGAGCCTGGCCCGCGCCGCCGACCGCCTGGAGCGCGTCCACGACGACGCCGTGGCGCAGCTGCGGCGGGACGGCAAGACGGCCGAGCCCGGGGTCGAGACCTGGGAGGCCACCAACCTCCATCTGGTCGCCCGGGTCCTGGTCGCCGCCGCGCTCCGCCGGGAGGAGACCCGCGGCTGCCACTGGCGCGAGGACCGCCCCGAGCGGGACGACGCGGCCTGGCGCCGCCACCTCCTGGTCACCCTCCGCCCGGACGGCGCCCTCGATGTCCGTGCCACCGACTCCGAAGCGTTTCCCCCATCGACCACCCCCCGAACCGAGACGGAGTCCCGCCCGTGAGCAGCACCTCCGAAGACCGCCAGCCATCCGTGTCCCTGCCGCTGCTGCAGATCGGCCGCCCCGGCGAGGCGGCGGGCTGCGGTGACGCCTGCGGCTGCGGCGACGACGCCGACGGCTCCGGGCTCGACCCGATGGAGTGCGGTCTGGACCCCGACCTGGCCGAGCTGCTGATCGGTGCCGGACTCGACCCCATCCAGGTCGAGGACATCGCGCACATGGCCATCGAGGAGGACCTCGACCAGGGCGTGGACGTCACCACCGTGGCCACCGTCCCCGAGGACGCCTTCGCCACCGGGGACTTCACGGCCCGTGAGGCGGGCACCGTCGCGGGGCTGCGGATCGCCGAGGCGATCCTGTCCGTCGTCTGTACGGACGAGTTCGAGGTCGAGCGGCATGTCGAGGACGGCGACCGGGTGGCGGCGGGCCAGAAGCTGCTCAGCGTCCGCACCCGCACCCGCGACCTGCTCACCGGTGAGCGCAGCGCGCTCAACCTCCTGTGCCGGCTCTCCGGTATCGCGACGGCGACCCGTGCGTGGGCCGATGCCCTCGACGGGACGAAGACCAAGGTCCGTGACACCCGTAAGACCACCCCGGGGCTGCGCGCCCTGGAGAAGTACGCGGTGCGCTGCGGCGGCGGGGTCAACCACCGGATGTCGCTCTCGGACGCCGCGCTGGTCAAGGACAACCACGTGATCGCGGCGGGCGGCGTCGCGGAGGCGTTCGGCGCCGTGCGGGCCGAGTTCCCCGATGTGCCGATCGAGGTGGAGGTCGACACCCTCGACCAGATCCCGCCGGTCCTGGAGGCGGGCGCGGACCTCATCCTGCTGGACAACTTCACCCCGGAGCGCACCCGCGAGGCCGTCGAGCTGGTCGCCGGGCGGGCCGCGCTGGAGTCCTCGGGGCGGCTGACGCTGGCAGGCGCCCGTACGTACGCCGAGACGGGCGTCGACTATCTGGCGGTCGGCGCGCTCACCCACTCCTCCCCGATCCTGGACATCGGCCTGGACCTGCGCGAGGCCGAGGGGAAGTAATCGATGCTGCTGACCATCGACGTCGGAAACACGCACACCGTGTTGGGCCTGTTCGACGGCGAGGAGATCGTCGAGCACTGGCGGATCTCCACCGACGCCCGCCGCACCGCCGATGAACTCGCCGTCCTGCTGCAGGGTCTGATGGGCATGCACCCGCTGCTCGGCGAGGAGCTGGGCGACGGCATCGCGGGCATCTCCATCTGCTCCACCGTCCCCTCGGTCCTCCACGAGCTGCGCGAGGTGACCCGCCGCTACTACGGCGATGTGCCGTCCGTCCTGGTCGAGCCGGGCGTGAAGACCGGCGTGCCGATCCTGATGGACAACCCCAAGGAGGTCGGCGCCGACCGGATCATCAACGCGCTGGCCGCGGTCGAGCTGTACGAGGGTCCGTGCGTGGTCGTCGACTTCGGCACCGCGACGACCTTCGACGCGGTGAGCGCGCGCGGGGAGTACGTGGGCGGGGTGATCGCGCCGGGCATCGAGATCTCGGTCGAGGCGCTGGGCGTACGCGGGGCGCAATTGCGCAAGATCGAGCTGGCCCGCCCGCGCAGCGTGATCGGGAAGAACACGGTGGAGGCCATGCAGTCCGGCATCCTCTACGGCTTCGCGGGCCAGGTGGACGGGATCGTCCGCCGAATGGCGCGGGAGCTGGCGCAGGACCCGGAGGACGTCACCGTGATCGCCACCGGCGGGCTGGCGCCCATGGTGCTAGGAGAATCCTCAGTGATCGATGAGCATGAACCCTGGTTGACCCTGATCGGCCTCAGACTGGTCTACGAGCGGAACGTCTCGCGCGGCTGAGCACCGGCGATCAGCTCTTCACCTGCGTGCTCGGCCGTATTGACGGCATTCCGAAACGAATTCCCGCGCTCTGGATTCGCCGGGGGCGCCGATCGCTCTTCGCCATTGGTCACGGAGCGGTCAAGGGAAAGACGGCACTTCGAATTCCGTATTGACAAGCGGAAGGGCCGTCGACCACGTACACCGGCACCCGGATGCGACGGTCCGCCCCGGGTGCCGGGTCCGGACGGGGCCGCCTCGGCGCGGCCCCGTCCGGCGCTTCCCCCGTATGGCGGTTCGACGTCCGCAACGCGCCGCACCGTCCGGCGCTGAGCGAAATTTGTCCGCTTAGCACTTAAAGTCGCTCCATGCCCACGCCATATGGATCCC
Coding sequences:
- the nadC gene encoding carboxylating nicotinate-nucleotide diphosphorylase, producing the protein MSSTSEDRQPSVSLPLLQIGRPGEAAGCGDACGCGDDADGSGLDPMECGLDPDLAELLIGAGLDPIQVEDIAHMAIEEDLDQGVDVTTVATVPEDAFATGDFTAREAGTVAGLRIAEAILSVVCTDEFEVERHVEDGDRVAAGQKLLSVRTRTRDLLTGERSALNLLCRLSGIATATRAWADALDGTKTKVRDTRKTTPGLRALEKYAVRCGGGVNHRMSLSDAALVKDNHVIAAGGVAEAFGAVRAEFPDVPIEVEVDTLDQIPPVLEAGADLILLDNFTPERTREAVELVAGRAALESSGRLTLAGARTYAETGVDYLAVGALTHSSPILDIGLDLREAEGK
- a CDS encoding type III pantothenate kinase, with product MLLTIDVGNTHTVLGLFDGEEIVEHWRISTDARRTADELAVLLQGLMGMHPLLGEELGDGIAGISICSTVPSVLHELREVTRRYYGDVPSVLVEPGVKTGVPILMDNPKEVGADRIINALAAVELYEGPCVVVDFGTATTFDAVSARGEYVGGVIAPGIEISVEALGVRGAQLRKIELARPRSVIGKNTVEAMQSGILYGFAGQVDGIVRRMARELAQDPEDVTVIATGGLAPMVLGESSVIDEHEPWLTLIGLRLVYERNVSRG
- a CDS encoding L-aspartate oxidase, which translates into the protein MTHPTGRPDAASPATALRAPAPGWATEADVVVVGSGVAGLTVALRCAAAGAKVTVVTKARLDDGSTRWAQGGIAAALGEGDTPEQHLDDTLVAGAGLCDERAVRTLVTEGPDAVRRLIATGARFDADDDTGEILLTREGGHHRRRIAHAGGDATGAEISRALVEAVRAAGIDTVENALVLDLLGDGSGRTAGVTLHVMGEGQRDGVGAVRAGAVVLATGGMGQIFSATTNPAVSTGDGVALALRAGAEVSDLEFVQFHPTVLWLGPEAEGQQPLVSEAVRGEGAHLVDADGVRFMQGQHELAELAPRDIVAKGIMRRMRERGAEHMYLDARHFGARMWERRFPTILAACRAHGIDPVTEPIPVAPAAHYASGGVRTDLRGRTTVPGLYACGEVACTGVHGANRLASNSLLEGLVFAERIAEDITAGADGPARPAAPPERPYAGVPGEAPLLASEARYEIQHIMTQGAGVLRSAESLARAADRLERVHDDAVAQLRRDGKTAEPGVETWEATNLHLVARVLVAAALRREETRGCHWREDRPERDDAAWRRHLLVTLRPDGALDVRATDSEAFPPSTTPRTETESRP